One genomic segment of Suttonella sp. R2A3 includes these proteins:
- a CDS encoding tetratricopeptide repeat protein, whose translation MKKPNRFIASVLVVLLGGCSSLDTTSTGGIKPDYEKAYQDYLALGAQYLQMGRYDLAEPKLKRAIEINSQPAEAWNVLAVLYEEKRDIASGYQAYQKLISSHPDYTLGFVNFATFLCKFNRDPERQALYQQMRGKGAEFQTLSYIMQGNCERSRGNITGAEGAYRQALTLDSQAPGALLPLAEIALQRGNATAALNYLRIVHTYVGYSAESAYLGIQAARQVGDVRMEEDLLRVMRASYTQSPQAQQLGL comes from the coding sequence ATGAAAAAACCAAACCGTTTTATCGCGAGCGTTCTAGTGGTGCTTCTTGGTGGGTGTAGTTCGTTAGATACTACCTCGACAGGAGGAATTAAGCCCGATTACGAAAAAGCCTATCAGGATTATTTAGCGCTTGGAGCGCAATACCTGCAAATGGGGCGCTACGATTTAGCGGAGCCCAAGCTTAAGCGCGCGATTGAAATTAATTCGCAGCCGGCTGAGGCTTGGAATGTGCTTGCTGTGCTCTATGAAGAGAAGCGTGATATCGCCTCAGGCTATCAGGCGTATCAAAAGCTGATTTCCAGTCATCCTGATTACACGCTCGGCTTTGTTAATTTTGCGACGTTTTTGTGCAAATTTAACCGTGATCCAGAGCGCCAAGCGCTGTATCAGCAAATGCGCGGCAAGGGCGCAGAATTTCAGACCTTATCGTATATTATGCAAGGCAATTGCGAACGCAGTCGTGGCAATATCACCGGTGCTGAAGGGGCTTACCGACAGGCGTTAACCCTTGATAGTCAAGCACCGGGCGCGTTGCTGCCACTGGCTGAAATCGCTTTGCAACGCGGTAATGCGACGGCAGCGCTTAATTATTTGCGCATTGTCCATACCTATGTCGGTTATAGCGCGGAGAGTGCCTATTTAGGCATTCAAGCAGCACGACAGGTAGGTGATGTGCGTATGGAAGAAGATTTATTGCGGGTGATGCGAGCAAGTTATACGCAGTCACCACAGGCTCAACAATTGGGATTATAA
- the ndk gene encoding nucleoside-diphosphate kinase — protein sequence MERTLSIIKPDAVAKNVIGQIYTRFEQAGLRIVAAKMKQLSRSDAEGFYAVHKERPFFNDLVEFMISGPVMIQVLEGEGAIAKNREVMGATNPKEAAPGTIRADFAESIDANAVHGSDAPETAKQEIAYFFTDSELCARK from the coding sequence ATGGAACGCACCTTATCAATTATCAAACCTGATGCCGTGGCTAAGAATGTGATTGGCCAAATTTACACCCGTTTTGAGCAAGCAGGTTTGCGGATTGTTGCCGCGAAAATGAAACAGCTAAGCCGTAGCGATGCTGAAGGCTTTTATGCCGTACATAAAGAGCGTCCATTTTTCAACGATTTGGTTGAATTCATGATTTCAGGACCTGTGATGATTCAGGTACTCGAAGGCGAAGGCGCAATTGCTAAAAACCGCGAAGTGATGGGTGCGACCAATCCTAAGGAAGCGGCACCTGGCACAATCCGTGCGGATTTTGCTGAAAGCATCGATGCGAATGCGGTACACGGCTCGGATGCGCCAGAAACTGCCAAACAAGAAATCGCTTACTTCTTTACTGACAGCGAACTCTGCGCACGTAAATAA
- a CDS encoding RodZ domain-containing protein, which produces MKDSVTSLDESSAALDIGQILRQAREARDITIASAAMQTNLRGVVIEQLEENNFEATGAPVFTRGYLSIYARFLELEEDKLLVAYNQRDSKQDAGKLRLSSVNVQSQQRPYKRSYTRQWVMLGLLLILGGVLMTQLFNDQSWLIKQIQGAFATQEDPVNNGEGASDEETSGIVLEIASEQEGQNSGNDTPGLTLESVGEPVTDDTTTLENNDTLSLSSLDEQNASSADDIGLLNDTEGEASPQSSGPALVVTTAQENWIEVKNAGGEILHSKIYQPGSSIELTSDSPRYSLNIGRPDAVTLMLNGEERPLDNFRQGGHTRLFEVVVSNE; this is translated from the coding sequence ATGAAAGACAGCGTGACATCATTGGATGAGTCATCAGCGGCGCTTGATATTGGACAAATCTTACGTCAGGCACGTGAGGCACGAGACATCACGATTGCCTCGGCCGCCATGCAAACCAATTTGCGTGGGGTAGTTATTGAGCAACTCGAAGAGAATAATTTTGAAGCGACCGGCGCACCAGTGTTTACGCGTGGGTATTTGAGTATTTACGCGCGCTTTCTCGAGTTAGAAGAAGATAAATTATTGGTTGCTTATAATCAGCGCGATAGCAAACAAGACGCGGGTAAATTACGCCTGAGCTCGGTTAATGTGCAGAGTCAGCAACGACCGTATAAACGCTCTTATACGCGTCAATGGGTGATGCTTGGGTTATTGCTTATCCTTGGTGGTGTGCTCATGACGCAGTTATTTAACGACCAGTCGTGGCTGATTAAACAAATTCAAGGTGCTTTTGCGACTCAAGAAGATCCAGTAAATAATGGAGAAGGTGCCAGTGATGAAGAAACCTCAGGGATTGTCTTGGAAATTGCCAGTGAACAGGAAGGGCAAAATTCAGGCAATGATACGCCGGGTTTGACCTTAGAAAGCGTTGGTGAACCTGTAACAGACGATACGACAACGCTTGAAAATAACGATACATTGAGCTTATCGTCTTTAGATGAGCAGAACGCCTCTAGTGCTGATGATATTGGTCTACTAAATGATACTGAAGGTGAAGCCAGTCCGCAGTCCAGCGGCCCTGCGTTGGTTGTGACCACCGCCCAGGAAAACTGGATTGAAGTGAAAAATGCGGGTGGTGAAATCCTGCATTCAAAGATTTACCAACCCGGTTCGAGTATTGAATTAACCAGTGATTCGCCGCGCTATTCGCTGAATATTGGACGCCCAGATGCGGTGACCTTAATGCTTAATGGCGAAGAGCGACCGCTGGATAATTTCCGTCAAGGTGGGCATACACGTTTGTTTGAGGTTGTAGTGAGTAATGAGTAA
- the rlmN gene encoding 23S rRNA (adenine(2503)-C(2))-methyltransferase RlmN: MTTQPSKTHLFGLNRQALTEWFVALGEKPFRAKQVMKWLYHERMLDFDQMTDLSKPLRALLHERAHCALPEIIADQIASDGTRKWVFRYPCGNSIETVFIPEDDRGTLCISSQAGCALACPFCSTAHEGFNRNLTSGEILAQVWLAKSLLGCGDNGKRVVTNVVLMGMGEPLVNFNNVIPATDIMMDDWGFGLSKRRVTLSTSGVVPAIKQLKEVTDLSLAVSLHAPNDALRDEIVPINKRYGLPALLEACQEYVAHNGQHGGVTWEYVMLRGVNDRLEHAKELAVLLKGIPGKINLIPFNPFPGSRFECSKRSDMLAFQRYLTKAGFIATIRKTRGEDIDAACGQLVGQVNDRSRRALKLSREQAEIA; this comes from the coding sequence ATGACCACCCAGCCAAGCAAAACGCATCTTTTTGGACTCAATCGGCAGGCGCTGACCGAATGGTTCGTCGCGCTTGGCGAAAAGCCGTTTCGTGCCAAACAGGTCATGAAATGGTTATACCATGAGCGCATGCTTGATTTTGATCAGATGACGGATTTGAGCAAGCCTTTGCGTGCGCTGTTGCATGAGCGCGCGCATTGTGCGCTACCAGAAATTATCGCTGATCAAATCGCCAGTGATGGCACACGTAAATGGGTGTTCCGCTATCCTTGCGGCAACAGCATTGAAACAGTGTTTATTCCTGAAGATGATCGCGGCACGCTGTGTATTTCCTCGCAAGCAGGTTGTGCGCTAGCGTGCCCGTTTTGCTCGACTGCGCACGAAGGGTTTAACCGCAATTTAACCAGCGGTGAAATTCTCGCCCAAGTTTGGCTGGCTAAATCTTTGCTGGGTTGCGGTGATAACGGCAAACGCGTGGTCACTAACGTGGTGCTGATGGGTATGGGTGAGCCGTTAGTGAATTTCAATAATGTGATTCCAGCCACCGATATCATGATGGACGACTGGGGCTTTGGCTTATCTAAGCGCCGCGTGACCTTGAGCACTTCAGGGGTTGTGCCGGCGATCAAACAGCTCAAAGAGGTCACAGACCTTAGTTTGGCTGTTTCACTGCACGCGCCTAACGATGCGCTGCGTGATGAGATTGTGCCGATTAATAAACGCTATGGTCTGCCAGCGCTGCTTGAGGCGTGTCAGGAATATGTGGCGCATAATGGGCAACATGGTGGTGTGACTTGGGAATATGTCATGCTGCGTGGGGTCAATGATCGGCTGGAACACGCCAAAGAATTGGCCGTGCTGCTCAAAGGGATTCCTGGAAAAATCAATCTGATTCCGTTTAACCCGTTCCCGGGTTCACGGTTTGAATGTTCAAAACGCAGCGATATGCTGGCGTTTCAACGCTATTTAACCAAAGCAGGCTTTATCGCAACCATCCGCAAAACCCGCGGTGAAGATATTGATGCTGCTTGTGGGCAGCTCGTGGGGCAGGTGAATGACCGTAGCCGTCGCGCGCTGAAACTGAGTCGTGAACAGGCAGAGATTGCATGA